Proteins from a genomic interval of Pseudomonas silesiensis:
- the tpx gene encoding thiol peroxidase, whose translation MAQVTLKGNPVQVNGELPQAGSKAPAFSLVAGNLSDKTLADFAGKRKVLNIFPSVDTPTCATSVRKFNAQANDIANTVVLCISADLPFAQARFCGAEGLDNVQNLSTLRGAEFIQNYGVAIADGPLKGLTARAVVVLDENDNVLHSELVKEIAEEPNYEAALAVLK comes from the coding sequence ATGGCTCAAGTCACTCTTAAAGGCAACCCGGTTCAAGTCAACGGCGAACTGCCACAAGCCGGTTCCAAGGCGCCAGCCTTTTCCCTGGTGGCGGGCAATCTGTCCGACAAGACCCTGGCAGACTTCGCCGGCAAGCGTAAAGTGTTGAACATCTTCCCAAGCGTCGACACCCCGACCTGCGCTACCTCCGTGCGCAAGTTCAACGCCCAGGCCAACGACATCGCCAACACCGTGGTGCTGTGCATCTCCGCTGACCTGCCATTCGCCCAGGCCCGTTTCTGCGGTGCCGAAGGCCTGGATAACGTGCAGAACCTGTCGACGCTGCGCGGTGCCGAGTTCATCCAGAACTACGGCGTGGCGATTGCCGATGGTCCGCTCAAAGGCCTGACCGCCCGTGCCGTCGTGGTGCTGGACGAAAACGACAACGTGCTGCACAGCGAACTGGTCAAGGAAATCGCTGAAGAACCGAACTACGAAGCCGCACTTGCCGTTCTGAAATAA
- a CDS encoding MdtB/MuxB family multidrug efflux RND transporter permease subunit encodes MNISRLFILRPVATTLSMLAIILAGVIAYRLLPVSALPQVDYPTIRVMTLYPGASPDVMTSAVTAPLERQFGQMPGLTQMASTSSGGASVLTLRFSLDINMDVAEQQVQAAINAATNLLPTDLPAPPVYNKVNPADTPVLTLAITSKTMLLPKLNDLVDTRMAQKIAQISGVGMVSIAGGQRQAVRIKVNPEALAANGLNLSDVRTLIGASNVNQPKGNFDGPTRVSMLDANDQLTSPKDYANLILAYANGAPLRLKDVAEIVDGAENERLAAWANENQAVLLNIQRQPGANVIEVVDRIKALLPSITDNLPAGLDVVVLTDRTQTIRASVTDVQHELLIAIALVVMVTFLFLRRASATIIPSVAVPLSLIGTFGVMYLAGFSVNNLTLMALTIATGFVVDDAIVMLENISRYIEEGDSPLNAALKGAKQIGFTLVSLTLSLIAVLIPLLFMADVVGRLFREFAITLAVAILISLVVSLTLTPMMCARLLKREPKEEEQGRFYRASGATIDWMIAAYGRKLKWVLKHQPLTLLVAIGTLALTVFLYMVVPKGFFPVQDTGVIQGISEAPQSISFAAMSERQQELAKVILADPAVESLSSYIGVDGDNSTLNSGRLLINLKSHSDRDLSATEVIARLQPELDKLTGIRLFMQPVQDLTIEDRVSRTQYQFSMSSPDSELLSLWSGRLVDALAQRPELTDVASDLQDKGLQVYLVIDRDAASRVGVSVSNITDALYDAFGQRQISTIYTQASQYRVVLQSQAGEKIGPDALNQIHVKTTDGGQVRLSSLARLEERQAQLAITHIGQFPAVMMSFNLAPGVALGHAVEIIEQVQQDIGMPIGVQTQFQGAAEAFQASLSSTLLLILAAVVTMYIVLGVLYESYIHPITILSTLPSAAVGALLALLLSGNDLGMIAIIGIILLIGIVKKNAIMMIDFALDAERNQGLDPETAIYQAALLRFRPILMTTLAALFGAVPLMLATGSGAELRQPLGLVMVGGLLVSQVLTLFTTPVIYLYFDRLGRRWGRKPGSVEVVEQP; translated from the coding sequence ATGAACATCTCGCGGCTGTTCATCCTTCGCCCGGTCGCCACGACCCTGAGCATGCTGGCCATTATTCTGGCGGGTGTGATCGCTTATCGATTGTTGCCGGTGTCGGCCTTGCCCCAGGTCGATTACCCGACCATTCGCGTCATGACGCTATACCCCGGCGCCAGCCCGGATGTCATGACCAGCGCTGTGACCGCGCCACTGGAGCGCCAGTTCGGGCAGATGCCCGGCCTGACCCAGATGGCCTCGACCAGTTCCGGCGGCGCATCGGTGCTGACTCTGCGCTTCAGTCTCGACATCAACATGGACGTCGCCGAGCAGCAGGTGCAGGCGGCGATCAACGCCGCGACCAATCTGCTGCCCACGGACCTGCCGGCGCCGCCGGTGTACAACAAGGTCAACCCGGCGGACACCCCGGTGTTGACCCTGGCCATCACCTCCAAGACCATGCTGTTGCCCAAGCTCAACGATCTGGTCGACACCCGCATGGCGCAGAAGATCGCCCAGATCAGTGGCGTCGGCATGGTCAGCATTGCCGGTGGCCAGCGTCAGGCGGTGCGTATCAAGGTCAACCCCGAAGCCCTCGCGGCCAACGGCCTGAACCTGTCCGACGTACGGACCCTGATCGGCGCCTCCAACGTCAATCAGCCCAAGGGCAACTTCGACGGCCCGACCCGGGTGTCGATGCTCGATGCCAACGACCAGCTGACCTCGCCCAAGGATTACGCCAACCTGATCCTGGCCTACGCCAACGGTGCGCCATTGCGGCTCAAGGACGTGGCAGAGATCGTCGACGGCGCCGAGAACGAACGCCTGGCGGCCTGGGCCAATGAAAACCAGGCGGTGTTGCTGAACATCCAGCGCCAACCCGGCGCCAACGTCATCGAGGTGGTCGACCGGATCAAGGCCTTGCTGCCGAGCATCACCGATAACCTGCCGGCCGGCCTCGATGTGGTGGTGCTCACCGACCGCACCCAGACCATCCGCGCCTCCGTGACCGACGTGCAGCACGAATTGCTGATCGCCATTGCCCTGGTGGTGATGGTGACCTTCCTGTTCCTGCGCCGCGCCAGCGCCACGATCATTCCGTCGGTGGCCGTGCCGCTGTCGTTGATCGGTACCTTTGGCGTGATGTACCTCGCCGGTTTCTCGGTCAACAACCTGACCCTGATGGCCCTGACCATCGCCACCGGTTTCGTGGTGGACGATGCGATCGTGATGCTGGAGAACATTTCCCGCTACATCGAAGAGGGTGACAGCCCGCTGAATGCGGCGCTCAAGGGCGCCAAGCAGATCGGATTCACCCTGGTGTCCCTGACCCTGTCACTGATCGCGGTACTGATTCCATTGCTGTTCATGGCGGACGTGGTGGGGCGCCTGTTTCGCGAATTTGCGATCACCCTGGCGGTGGCCATCCTCATCTCGCTGGTGGTGTCCCTGACCTTGACGCCGATGATGTGCGCACGGCTGCTCAAGCGTGAACCCAAGGAAGAAGAACAGGGCCGTTTTTACCGGGCCAGTGGCGCAACAATTGATTGGATGATCGCGGCTTACGGGCGTAAGTTAAAGTGGGTTCTCAAGCATCAACCCCTGACGTTGCTGGTGGCCATCGGCACCCTGGCGCTGACCGTGTTCCTGTACATGGTGGTGCCCAAGGGCTTCTTCCCGGTGCAGGACACCGGGGTGATCCAGGGCATTTCCGAGGCGCCGCAGTCGATTTCCTTTGCGGCCATGAGCGAGCGGCAACAGGAACTGGCCAAGGTGATCCTTGCCGATCCGGCGGTGGAGAGCCTGTCATCCTACATCGGGGTCGATGGCGATAACTCGACGCTCAACAGCGGCCGGTTGCTGATCAACCTCAAGTCCCACAGCGACCGTGATCTGAGCGCCACCGAAGTGATTGCGCGCCTGCAACCCGAGCTGGACAAGCTGACCGGCATTCGCCTGTTCATGCAGCCGGTGCAGGATTTGACCATCGAAGACCGGGTCAGCCGCACCCAGTACCAATTCAGCATGTCATCGCCAGACTCGGAGTTGCTGAGCCTGTGGAGTGGCCGCCTGGTGGACGCCCTGGCCCAACGGCCGGAGCTGACCGACGTCGCCAGCGACTTGCAGGACAAAGGCTTGCAGGTCTACCTGGTGATCGATCGTGACGCGGCGTCGCGGGTCGGGGTATCGGTGTCGAACATCACCGACGCGTTGTACGACGCCTTCGGCCAGCGGCAGATTTCTACCATCTACACCCAGGCCAGCCAGTACCGCGTGGTCCTGCAATCGCAGGCCGGCGAGAAGATCGGCCCGGACGCGCTCAATCAGATTCACGTCAAGACCACCGATGGCGGGCAAGTGCGCCTGTCCAGCCTCGCGCGCCTCGAAGAGCGTCAGGCGCAGTTGGCGATCACCCACATCGGCCAGTTCCCGGCGGTGATGATGTCGTTCAACCTGGCACCCGGTGTGGCGCTGGGGCATGCGGTGGAAATCATTGAACAGGTGCAACAGGACATCGGCATGCCGATCGGCGTGCAGACCCAGTTCCAGGGCGCGGCCGAGGCATTCCAGGCCTCGCTGTCGAGCACCTTGCTGCTGATCCTGGCGGCGGTGGTGACCATGTACATCGTGCTCGGCGTGCTGTACGAAAGCTATATCCACCCGATCACCATCCTCTCGACCTTGCCCTCGGCGGCAGTCGGCGCCTTGCTGGCGCTGCTGCTGAGCGGCAACGACCTGGGGATGATCGCGATCATCGGCATCATCCTGCTGATCGGTATCGTGAAAAAGAACGCGATCATGATGATCGACTTCGCCCTCGACGCTGAGCGCAATCAGGGTCTGGACCCGGAAACGGCGATCTATCAGGCGGCGCTGCTGCGCTTCCGGCCGATCCTGATGACCACCCTGGCCGCGTTGTTCGGTGCGGTGCCGTTGATGCTGGCCACCGGTTCCGGCGCTGAACTGCGCCAGCCGTTGGGTCTGGTGATGGTCGGCGGCTTGCTGGTGAGTCAGGTATTGACGCTGTTTACCACCCCGGTGATTTACCTGTACTTCGACCGCCTGGGTCGTCGCTGGGGGCGCAAGCCCGGTTCCGTGGAAGTGGTCGAACAGCCATGA
- a CDS encoding efflux RND transporter permease subunit encodes MNLSGPFIKRPVATMLLSLAIMLLGGVSFGLLPVSPLPHMDFPVIVVQANLPGASPEVMASTVATPLERSFGAIAGVNTMSSRSSQGSTRVILQFDLDRDINGAAREVQAAINASRNLLPSGMRSMPTYKKVNPSQAPIMVLSLTSDVLEKGQLYDLASTILSQSLSQVQGVGEVQIGGSSLPAVRIELEPQALNQYGVALDDVRNTIANANVRRPKGSVEDGQRLWQVQANDQLEKAKDYESLIIHYADGAALRLKDVAKVSDGVEDRYNSGFFNDDAAVLLVINRQAGANIIETVNEIKAQLPALQAVLPASVKLNLAMDRSPVIKATLHEAEMTLLIAVALVILVVFLFLGNFRASLIPTLAVPVSLVGTFAVMYLYGFSLNNLSLMALILATGLVVDDAIVVLENISRHIDKGVPPMKAAYLGAQEVGFTLLSMNVSLVAVFLSILFMGGIVESLFREFSITLAASIVVSLLVSLTLTPMLCARWLKPHTPGQENRLQRWSQRANAWMVGKYATSLDWVLRHRLLTLLSLFVTVGVNIALYVVVPKTFMPQQDTGQLIGFVRGDDGLSFTVMQPKMEIFRREVLKDPAVESVAGFIGGNNGTNNAFMLVRLKPIKERNLSAQKVIERLRKEMPKVPGAQLMLMADQDLQFGGGREQTTSQYSYILQSGDLGELREWYPKVVTALKALPELTAIDAREGRGAQQVTLIVDRDQAKRLGVDMDMVTSVLNNAYSQRQISTIYDSLNQYQVVMEVNPKYAQDPITLNQVQVITADGARIPLSTIAHYENSLEDDRVSHEGQFASESISFDMAEGVTVEQGTAAIERAIAKVGLPEAVIAKMSGTADAFAATQKSQPWMILGALVAVYLVLGVLYESYIHPLTILSTLPSAGVGALLSIYALGGEFSLISLLGLFLLIGVVKKNAILMIDLALQLERHQGLEPLESIRSACLQRLRPILMTTLAAILGALPLLLGRAEGAEMRQPLGLTIIGGLIFSQVLTLYTTPVVYLYLDKLRHRFNHWRGVRTDAALETPL; translated from the coding sequence ATGAACCTCTCCGGACCTTTCATCAAGCGCCCGGTCGCGACCATGTTGCTGAGCCTGGCGATCATGCTGCTGGGCGGCGTCAGCTTCGGCCTGTTGCCCGTGTCGCCGCTGCCGCATATGGACTTCCCGGTGATCGTGGTCCAGGCCAACCTGCCCGGCGCGAGCCCGGAGGTGATGGCCTCGACCGTGGCCACCCCACTGGAGCGCTCCTTCGGGGCGATTGCCGGGGTGAACACCATGAGCAGCCGGTCCAGCCAGGGCTCGACCCGGGTGATCCTGCAATTTGACCTCGACCGCGACATCAACGGCGCGGCGCGGGAAGTGCAAGCGGCGATCAACGCCTCGCGCAACCTGCTGCCGAGCGGGATGCGCAGCATGCCGACCTATAAGAAGGTCAACCCGTCCCAGGCGCCGATCATGGTGTTGTCCTTGACCTCGGACGTACTGGAAAAAGGCCAGCTTTACGACCTGGCCTCGACCATCCTGTCCCAGAGCCTGTCCCAGGTGCAGGGCGTCGGCGAAGTGCAAATCGGCGGCAGCTCCCTGCCGGCAGTACGTATCGAGCTCGAGCCCCAGGCGCTGAACCAGTACGGCGTGGCCCTGGACGATGTGCGCAATACCATCGCCAATGCCAATGTGCGCCGCCCCAAGGGCTCGGTCGAAGACGGTCAGCGGCTATGGCAGGTGCAGGCCAACGATCAACTGGAGAAAGCCAAGGATTACGAGTCGCTGATCATCCATTACGCGGATGGCGCGGCCTTGCGCCTGAAGGATGTGGCCAAGGTCAGCGACGGCGTCGAGGACCGCTACAACAGCGGCTTCTTCAACGACGACGCGGCGGTGCTGCTGGTGATCAACCGCCAGGCCGGTGCCAACATCATCGAGACGGTCAATGAGATCAAGGCCCAGTTGCCGGCGCTGCAGGCGGTGCTGCCGGCCAGCGTCAAGCTGAACCTGGCGATGGACCGTTCACCGGTGATCAAGGCGACCCTGCACGAAGCGGAGATGACCCTGTTGATTGCCGTGGCCCTGGTGATCCTGGTGGTGTTTCTGTTTCTGGGTAATTTCCGCGCTTCATTGATCCCGACTCTGGCCGTACCGGTGTCGCTGGTCGGTACGTTCGCAGTGATGTACCTCTACGGCTTCTCGCTGAACAACCTGTCGCTGATGGCGCTGATCCTGGCCACCGGGCTGGTGGTGGACGACGCCATCGTGGTGCTGGAGAACATTTCCCGGCACATCGATAAAGGTGTGCCGCCGATGAAGGCGGCCTACCTTGGTGCCCAGGAAGTGGGTTTCACCTTGCTGTCGATGAACGTCTCGCTGGTGGCGGTGTTCCTGTCGATCCTGTTCATGGGCGGGATCGTCGAAAGCCTGTTCCGGGAGTTTTCCATCACCCTGGCGGCGTCCATCGTGGTGTCGCTGCTGGTCTCGCTGACGCTGACGCCGATGCTCTGCGCCCGCTGGCTCAAGCCCCATACGCCGGGTCAGGAAAACCGCCTGCAACGCTGGAGCCAGCGGGCCAACGCCTGGATGGTCGGCAAATACGCCACCAGCCTCGACTGGGTGCTGCGTCACCGGCTGCTGACGCTGCTCAGTCTGTTTGTGACAGTCGGCGTTAACATTGCGTTGTATGTTGTTGTTCCCAAAACATTTATGCCGCAGCAGGATACCGGTCAGCTGATTGGTTTCGTGCGCGGTGACGACGGTCTGTCGTTCACCGTGATGCAGCCGAAAATGGAAATCTTCCGGCGCGAAGTGCTCAAGGATCCGGCGGTGGAAAGTGTCGCCGGCTTCATCGGCGGCAACAACGGCACCAACAACGCCTTCATGCTGGTGCGCCTGAAACCGATCAAGGAACGTAACCTGTCCGCGCAGAAAGTCATTGAGCGCCTGCGCAAGGAAATGCCCAAGGTCCCCGGTGCGCAGCTGATGCTGATGGCCGACCAGGACCTGCAGTTCGGCGGGGGCCGTGAGCAGACCACTTCGCAGTATTCATACATTCTGCAAAGCGGCGACCTGGGAGAGTTGCGCGAGTGGTACCCCAAAGTCGTGACCGCGCTCAAGGCGTTGCCGGAGCTGACGGCGATTGACGCCCGTGAGGGCCGTGGCGCCCAGCAAGTCACGCTGATTGTCGATCGCGACCAGGCCAAACGCCTGGGCGTCGACATGGACATGGTCACGTCGGTGCTCAACAACGCCTACAGCCAGCGGCAGATTTCGACGATTTACGACAGCCTCAACCAGTATCAGGTGGTGATGGAGGTCAATCCGAAGTATGCCCAGGATCCGATCACCCTCAATCAGGTCCAGGTGATCACCGCCGACGGCGCGCGGATTCCGCTGTCGACCATCGCTCATTATGAAAACAGCCTGGAAGACGATCGGGTCAGCCACGAAGGGCAGTTCGCCTCCGAGAGCATTTCCTTTGACATGGCCGAAGGCGTGACGGTGGAGCAGGGCACGGCCGCCATCGAGCGGGCGATTGCCAAGGTCGGCTTGCCTGAAGCCGTGATCGCGAAAATGTCCGGCACCGCCGATGCGTTTGCCGCCACCCAGAAGAGCCAGCCGTGGATGATTCTCGGGGCGCTGGTGGCGGTGTACCTGGTGTTGGGCGTGCTGTATGAAAGCTACATCCATCCGCTGACCATTCTCTCGACCTTGCCGTCGGCGGGGGTGGGCGCGCTGCTCTCGATCTACGCGCTGGGTGGTGAGTTCAGCCTGATTTCGTTGCTGGGCCTGTTTTTGCTGATTGGCGTGGTGAAGAAAAACGCCATTCTGATGATCGACCTGGCCTTGCAGCTTGAACGGCATCAGGGCCTGGAACCGCTGGAATCGATCCGCAGCGCCTGCCTGCAACGTCTGCGGCCGATTCTGATGACCACGCTGGCCGCCATCCTTGGCGCATTGCCATTACTGCTGGGCCGCGCCGAAGGGGCGGAAATGCGTCAACCCCTGGGCCTGACCATCATCGGCGGGTTGATCTTCAGCCAGGTGCTGACCCTCTACACCACCCCGGTGGTTTACCTCTATCTCGACAAACTGCGCCATCGCTTCAATCACTGGCGTGGGGTGCGTACCGATGCTGCTTTGGAAACTCCGCTATGA
- a CDS encoding YciI family protein yields the protein MRFMIFVKASPESEAGILPSEELMTAMGNFNEELAKAGVLIDCDGLQPSSKGARVHFSGDRRLVIDGPFAETKELIAGYWLWEVKSKQEAIDWVKRCPNPMPGTDAEIEIRQVYEAEDFGDEFSPALREQEERLREQMKKS from the coding sequence ATGCGATTCATGATTTTTGTGAAAGCCAGCCCGGAGTCCGAAGCCGGCATCCTGCCCAGCGAAGAACTGATGACCGCGATGGGCAATTTCAACGAGGAACTGGCCAAGGCCGGCGTCCTCATCGACTGCGACGGCCTGCAGCCCAGCAGCAAAGGCGCCCGCGTGCACTTTTCGGGTGACCGGCGCTTGGTGATCGACGGACCGTTCGCCGAAACCAAGGAATTGATCGCCGGCTACTGGCTGTGGGAGGTGAAGTCGAAACAGGAAGCGATCGACTGGGTCAAGCGCTGTCCCAACCCGATGCCGGGCACCGACGCCGAGATCGAGATTCGCCAAGTGTACGAGGCCGAGGATTTCGGTGACGAATTTTCACCAGCGCTGCGCGAGCAGGAAGAACGACTGCGCGAGCAGATGAAAAAGAGCTGA
- a CDS encoding MdtA/MuxA family multidrug efflux RND transporter periplasmic adaptor subunit, translating into MVDHSMQSSASRSPRRWLFGLLVLLVIAVLCWKFWPGGDVPKQGAGQKAVTGQTGRSGGMRPGFGGAAGPVPVRVAPAVKGDFPLYYKALGTVTAQNTINVRSRVGGELIKIAFEEGQMVKAGDLLAEIDPRPYQNALLQAEGTLLQNQAQLKNAQVDVERYRGLYREDSIAKQTLDTAEALVGQYQGTVKTNQAAVNDAKLNLEFTRIRAPITGRVGLRQLDVGNLVAANDTTALAIITQTQPISVAFTLPENSLDVVLARYRSGAKLPAEAWDRGDTKLQATGVLQSLDNQIDVTTGTLKFKARYENRDQALFPNQFVNVHLLADTLKDVVLVPSAAIQFGTNGTFVYAMEGDKKVTIRQLKVGASDGDNTVITEGLAAGDRVVLEGTDRLKEGSEVEVVNDSKDVPTTPTEHLQGKSAATAPDATVSDKAKKGGA; encoded by the coding sequence ATGGTTGATCATTCAATGCAATCCTCTGCTTCCCGTAGTCCTCGTCGCTGGCTGTTCGGCCTGCTTGTGCTGTTGGTCATCGCCGTCCTGTGCTGGAAATTCTGGCCCGGTGGAGATGTGCCAAAACAAGGCGCGGGGCAAAAAGCCGTGACCGGGCAGACCGGTCGGTCCGGGGGGATGCGTCCGGGTTTCGGTGGCGCGGCCGGCCCGGTGCCGGTGCGGGTGGCGCCGGCGGTGAAGGGCGACTTCCCGCTGTACTACAAGGCGTTGGGCACCGTGACGGCACAGAACACCATCAATGTGCGCAGCCGGGTCGGCGGCGAGCTGATCAAGATTGCGTTTGAAGAAGGGCAGATGGTCAAGGCGGGCGATCTGCTGGCCGAGATCGACCCGCGTCCTTACCAGAACGCCTTGCTCCAGGCCGAAGGCACCTTGCTGCAGAACCAGGCGCAACTGAAGAACGCCCAGGTCGATGTCGAACGGTACCGCGGCCTGTATCGCGAGGACAGCATTGCCAAGCAGACCCTGGACACCGCCGAAGCACTGGTGGGGCAGTACCAGGGCACGGTCAAGACCAACCAGGCGGCGGTCAACGACGCCAAGCTCAATCTCGAATTCACCCGGATCCGCGCACCGATCACCGGCCGCGTGGGCCTGCGTCAGCTGGACGTCGGCAACCTCGTCGCCGCCAATGACACCACGGCGCTGGCCATCATCACCCAGACCCAACCGATCAGCGTGGCTTTTACCCTGCCGGAAAACAGCCTTGACGTCGTACTGGCCCGCTATCGCTCCGGCGCCAAACTGCCTGCCGAAGCCTGGGACCGTGGCGACACCAAGTTGCAGGCCACCGGCGTGTTGCAGAGCCTGGACAACCAGATCGACGTCACCACCGGCACCTTGAAATTCAAGGCGCGCTACGAGAACCGTGACCAGGCGTTGTTCCCCAATCAGTTCGTCAACGTCCACCTGCTGGCCGACACCCTTAAAGATGTCGTGCTGGTACCCTCGGCGGCGATCCAGTTCGGCACCAACGGCACCTTCGTCTACGCGATGGAAGGCGACAAGAAGGTCACGATCCGTCAGTTGAAAGTGGGGGCCAGCGACGGCGACAACACCGTAATCACCGAGGGCCTGGCCGCCGGTGATCGGGTAGTGCTCGAAGGCACCGACCGCCTGAAGGAAGGCAGCGAAGTGGAAGTGGTCAATGACAGCAAGGATGTGCCGACCACCCCCACCGAGCATCTGCAGGGCAAGTCGGCCGCCACCGCGCCTGACGCGACCGTCTCCGACAAGGCGAAAAAGGGCGGCGCATGA
- a CDS encoding efflux transporter outer membrane subunit, with the protein MTDRSLFNLAAPVVTARGSRLLGLSLCVALLGACAIGPDYQRPSAAAPAQYKEAAGWRQANPSDSLARGAWWELYGDQQLNDLIVKLNSANQTVAQSEAQYRQAQALVRSARGAFFPTVDLTVGKDRSSQGTGSSSSSLTSTSSGIRDTYTAQAGVSWEADVWGKLRRGLEADTANAEASCADLAAMRLSQQSELVQNYLQLRVIDEQKRLLEATVEAYRRSLTMTQNQYRAGVSGKDAVAQATTQLKTTEAELVDLIWQRAQFENAIAVLVGLPPAGFDLAETKDIPALPQVPLALPSQLLERRPDIAAAERSVMAANANIGVAKAAYYPDLTLSLNGGYSSSTSNNWFSVPNRFWSVGPQLAMTLFDGGQRSAEVDRSEAAYDETVAKYRQTVLDSFREVENYLVQLKVLENEAGVRQEALDAARESLRLIQNQYKAGVIAYLDVVVVQATALNNERNVLNLLQSRLIASVQLIAALGGGWDGALQVSDKQ; encoded by the coding sequence ATGACTGACCGTTCGCTGTTCAACCTGGCTGCACCCGTGGTCACGGCCCGAGGTTCGCGTTTACTCGGCCTGTCGCTGTGCGTGGCGCTGCTTGGTGCTTGCGCCATCGGCCCGGACTACCAGCGCCCGTCAGCCGCTGCGCCCGCTCAGTACAAGGAAGCAGCCGGCTGGCGCCAGGCCAATCCGAGCGATTCTTTGGCTCGCGGTGCCTGGTGGGAGTTGTATGGCGATCAGCAGCTCAATGACCTGATCGTGAAACTCAACAGCGCCAACCAGACCGTCGCGCAGTCCGAGGCCCAGTACCGTCAGGCCCAAGCCTTGGTTCGCAGTGCCCGTGGGGCGTTTTTCCCCACCGTGGACCTGACGGTCGGAAAAGACCGTTCCAGCCAGGGCACCGGTAGCAGCAGCTCGAGCCTGACCAGTACCTCCAGCGGTATCCGTGATACTTACACCGCTCAGGCCGGGGTCAGTTGGGAGGCCGATGTCTGGGGCAAACTGCGCCGAGGCCTTGAAGCCGACACGGCCAACGCCGAGGCGAGTTGTGCCGATCTGGCGGCGATGCGCCTGAGCCAGCAGTCGGAACTGGTGCAGAACTACCTGCAGTTGCGGGTGATCGATGAACAGAAACGCCTGCTTGAAGCGACAGTTGAAGCCTATCGACGCTCGCTGACAATGACTCAAAACCAGTATCGCGCTGGGGTATCCGGCAAGGACGCGGTGGCCCAGGCCACCACTCAGCTCAAAACGACCGAGGCCGAACTGGTCGACCTGATCTGGCAGCGTGCCCAGTTTGAGAACGCCATTGCCGTACTGGTCGGGCTGCCGCCAGCCGGGTTCGACCTGGCTGAAACCAAGGACATCCCGGCGTTGCCCCAGGTGCCGCTGGCCCTGCCTTCGCAATTGCTGGAACGCCGCCCGGACATCGCCGCCGCCGAACGCTCGGTAATGGCAGCCAATGCCAACATCGGCGTGGCCAAGGCCGCGTATTACCCGGACCTGACGTTGAGCTTGAACGGTGGTTATAGCAGCAGCACCTCCAACAACTGGTTCAGCGTGCCTAACCGCTTCTGGTCGGTCGGACCGCAACTGGCGATGACTTTGTTCGACGGCGGTCAGCGCTCGGCGGAAGTCGACCGCAGCGAGGCCGCCTACGATGAAACCGTGGCCAAATACCGCCAGACCGTGCTCGACAGCTTCCGGGAAGTGGAGAACTATCTGGTTCAACTCAAGGTGCTGGAAAACGAAGCGGGCGTACGCCAGGAAGCACTGGACGCGGCGCGTGAATCGCTTCGCCTGATCCAGAATCAATACAAGGCCGGGGTCATTGCTTATCTCGACGTGGTGGTGGTGCAAGCAACGGCATTAAATAATGAACGTAACGTGTTGAATTTGTTGCAGAGTCGGTTGATTGCCAGTGTGCAATTGATCGCGGCGCTGGGCGGTGGATGGGACGGGGCGCTGCAGGTCAGCGACAAGCAATAA